The Raphanus sativus cultivar WK10039 chromosome 6, ASM80110v3, whole genome shotgun sequence sequence GTTTTCCGGTGACTTCCATAACATGACAGCAAGAACTACAAATGGTTTAGTAGGAGGAGATTTAAAGAAACGAACTTAAATcaattagattaaaaaaactcaaataagtTTCAAGAACACACGGAAAGCTCAACATGGTACATAAATCTCAGTACACAAACGCAAAtaggaaaataagaaaaaggagCTTTATAGACAAAAGCTCAAAACACAAACTCAGAAAGACCGCCGTGTCTGTTATGCTTGTTGGTAGAGATAATGATAACATTTATCATCGTAGGAAGCtgttgggtgggaaatgtcttaACGGGTTCTGTCGCAGCAGCTCTGTCTctctacaatttttataaaaaaaaaagtaaacattaTTAGATAATACACAAGGCATGATTGTTTGGTGAACGAATCAAAGAAGAGAGAGGAGCTTATGCTTACTTCTTAATCTCACGGCCATCATTAAGCGGCAGACCTTGTGATGACGATGATGAGGAGTTAGTTTCActcttcctcttctctcctACCTCTCTGCAATTTCACAATCAGAAAAGTCAATAACAAAACATCTCTGCCTTGCTGCGAAAACTGTATTTTGTCTAACTTACTCTgtacattcttcttcttcttcgtccacAAAAACCTCAAAGGAAGAAGCAGAGGCTGCAGGAGTTCTCACAATGGGTTTCTGAGGAACCTAcaagaatttatatatatatatatttgcatgtAAGTAAACagttagttttgtttttgaggTTAGAGAAGAGTCAAAAACCTTGAATGTTTTCCATTTTCCAGGCAATGAATTGTTTTCTTTGTTCCTCTCTGCTCTGCCTCCAAGCATTAGCCAAGAACCATACTCTGGTTTTGACTTTTCTGAATCTGGATGATTCCCTTGTGTATTGTCTGTGTAGATAGATAAAGGTGCTTTGGATGAGCTGCACACATATCATTGTGAGTGAGTTGGAACAATAAGTTAGACTCTCAATGAAGTTTGTATATGCTTAAGctttaaaaagagagaaaaaaaaaaacataaatcccTTACTGATTTGGCTTTGGTTTCTTGGCTTGTGGTCCTAACGCTTGCCTTCCTGTatctacaaaaataaaatcattgtCATGTAAGAGAGCCTTATAAGAAAAAACCTTTCAGTGATTTCAAAAGGTAAAAGTAATTGCAACTTactgttattattattatctacCCTAGACAATACAGTGCCAAAGCTTCTTGACGGCATGTCATTATTCTCCTTAGGTTCCTGTTGGTAGTGTGGAAGGAAACATTTTTAAGTATCAAGTGGCAAAACCTTAGGAGCATTAAAGAAATATAGTAGAGGCTTAACTTACTTCATCAGCTGTTTTGGGTCTTCTCATAGTTCTCACCATGAATTTCTTGTAAGCATCATTCAACTTCTCCACAGGCTTTGCATTTCTGCAACCAAAAAGTTTCACACTTTTTTGAATCAGAACCATGTCATCAACAGAAGCTGCTGAAAATAAAGAACCAAAAGAATGGAAGAAGAAAGATTCACCTAGAGATTCCGAGATTGAATATCTCATTAGCCGTTTTGACCTTAGACTTGAACTCCATGTGCAAAGCATAAGCAATGTAGTACAAAGCGTGTGTCTTTCCAATCTCATTAACCTCTAAAAACTTGTAAATCACTTCCGCATCAGCGCAATGCTCAgcctttccaaaaaaaaaaaaaaaacagattaccACTTTCGTTTAGTACTCTTTTCATACAAAGAAAGATCATTGAAGGAGCTAAAAAAGAGAGAGGGAAAGATTTACATATTCCAACCAAACTTTGAGATAACGAAGATCATCCTTGTAACGCTCAGAGTGCCAGAACTTGCGAACGCATTGCTCGTATATCACTAACAGTCCCGAGCACTCTCCTCCTGGTGGAAACGCCTCTTGTACCCATTTTATACAcctgaaattaaattaaagctCAGGTTTTGTTTCAATaaaagttgaattttttttttcaagaaaccAAGAACTCACTGGATCCATGGAGAGAGAGGGTCATCACCATCGTACTCATCGATATCCTCAATCAACTTCCTAATCAACGGACAAGAAACAGAGCACACACGATTAGATACTACAAACCCAGAGAACATTAGATGGCGAAAAGttgaaagcttttttttttttacctccgTTTCTCGAGGAGGGTCTTTCTTAACTGGTGGTCGGTGTGAGATTTGAGAGCGTGGTTGAGAAGACGGACATTGCGTCCTCTCTTTAGAGGACGGACGTTCTCCTTGAAAAGCTCCCACTCGTTTCCCGTCTCTTGCTTCGAAGCAAAGAACTCGGATTCTGGATCTGAGATCTCAACTCTGGTTTCCGCCATACCTTTCTTCTTCGGTGGAGATaggtttttgaattttttttttttgcagtgtTTGAAATCTTTTAGGGGAATATAGCCGTTGTTGGTTGCTCAGTGAAGGGCTTTCACTCCTTTGTGCCTTTGATATAAGCGCAGGCATATGAGGAGCGTGTAAACGGGCCCACTTTATACTGGGCTTCACTTATATGggccatgttttttttttgatataggCGTTGGTACGTGATGTAGGAATTATGCTTGTTGCAAATAATTAAAGTGCTTTTGCTTAGATAATTTAAACTGCAGATGAGTTGAACTTTCCATTTGGAACACGGCGAGGACCGGTCCTGAGCCATGCCTAGTAAAACATTTGTTATAGAttcccaaatttttttttaaaaattacatagaTTTAAAtctctaaaaaatatttttaggctttcaaatttgaaaaaaaaaaattttctaCATAGAAATAGTTTTAGACTCCCAAAATTTAAGGGTCGACCCTGAACATGGCGTTTGTAGCCGTGAGATACCACCGGGAACAGGTCCACTGTTGTAGCTTCATTGTTGTTTGATCGTATGGTCAGTTTCGGATACGCCAGCTCGAGAAGGCACAGAGGTGTCCGATCTGATAGTCTATGCTCATGTTCATTGGAAATGGCAATATATTGCTTCGATAGTTTTTTCTTcccatttttaaatttttagtagATTTTCCtcagtttagttttttttttttgctaaaacataATTGTGCGTAgttgatatttattttcagtGACTGAAAATTTAGTTCATTGCCatcttttttttgataactttCATTGGcatctttttgatttttaatttatgtattaattatttttaagaagatTGAATATGTGCTATTAttttagcaaagaaaaaaattactattattattaaccgtcaaaaaaaagttattagcAAAATTTTTGCAGATTTGCTATAAACAAATTGTCAAGTGTcactagttttttttcaaaacaacaccaatcaaatttaagaagaagatataatcGTTTAGGGCTTACATTCTCttttattcttatattttgGTCAGGTACCTTCTTTTATTTACAAGCATAATTTACTAGGGTTTTGCCACAGGATTCACTTTGTCGGTCACAAGTTAATTTCCACAAGGGacacgatatatatatatatatataagctcaCTAATTCAGTATGCTAACTTAGGATGGCCAATCACATAATTGAAGGTTTCGTATAAAGTCTATACTTGTGGTTGGAATTGATTGTAACAACGTCGACCGACACGATTATAAAAAGATTCTGAACAACGTTGACAGCAAGAAAAACAAACtcaaaataacaataatatgaCGAAAAATAACAATAAAGATACATGGTACCCCTCAGTTTTGCAATGTGACACATGGTCTCCTTTATTGACGTTTACGTTTGAAAAAATAAAGTGAAGTCTTAACTGTATTTAGCTATGATTATCAAACGGAATAAGCATGCAATCATATTCGCATTAAAtttacatatctatactattaaagcaggatcctattggtctttttactaaaattaccCTTTTCTTTATTAACATTGCacatttcattaagggcaatcaagtaatatcaataacacatctatattgggtctTTCTTTTTGATTCAGCCCACTGCTCACATCAGATCTCTCTTGGGctatttgggccgattaagaaatcagatccaattcttatttttttttccaagttcaaataatttattttcaaccattcttaatattttttgtagtgaaaaaaaattaatcacttaattattatgttttttctttttaatataatttaagcattcataaaaaattgaattttttcatcgaaaagtataaatctttactaaaattatataactttttatttaaaaaattaaccacataataaaattaatttatcagagttataccaacttaattcattaaaaaataaagtttaattttctaaacataaatactcattagacctggacgttcgggtacccattcgggtatggatcggttctttcgggtattggatttttcgggttttgaaattaaatctcattcgggtattataaaatttcgggtcggattcgagtcggatctttccgggtccgggtgggttcggttctcatgcataagaacctgaaaaataactaaataaccaaagtatctaaaacgggtttggTTATTTATACTCAAACTAACCAAAGTATTAGATTCAGTTCaaaattttgtatccaaattactcaaaaataaccaaaaataaccaaaatatccattatatacagtttttttgggtaaacttttattcaacttatcatattttatccaaaaatactcaaagtaccaaaaataactactataattaacttataatattaatgtaaaatattaaaataattataaatataactataacatatattttagatatatattcacattttggatattttagggtactcattcggttctcggttcggatcaGGTTCGAGACcagttcttcggatatagcaatttagaactcattcggatatttaaccCGGGTCAGATCGGGTTcaggaccctgattttcgggtcggtttcgggttggttattcgggtccggatattgtactcaggcctatactcatttaaaatgaaacacgataaagaaatataaaaagcttaagtcttttataaaaaaataaatatataaaaatatgacatttactatactaaatatttttcaatttaaaaaaataaaggaaaataaacccgcgctttgaaagcgcgggtcaaaatctagtgcttgttaatattaaaacataaagcATACGTCCGTAGTACTCCTAAGTATCAGGAGTTCCATAATTAGACGAAAACATCATGTTTATAATCAATTCATAGATCATGAGACTCTAAACACTACATTAAAAGATATGTACTTATGACGAATGTTATATTTAACCCTTTTTGTTATGTTTGAGTTTAAACATGGCATCAACTTTTGACCTAGCTTTAATATTTTCTGAAACAAGAGATTCGTTGTCTAATCAAATACGTCAAATACTCTTTTCGGGTTTAAGATGCTAAGAGTTCACAATTCATTAAACTATCTCCTACATGGGTCTTTTTGATGTGCATCACTTGCAGCTTTCTCAGATTGATATGCAGAGCAAATTTTCGAAAGAACATGGATTAATGACTGACTGACTGACTCTCGAATTTGAACTTTCAATAATAGCAAGTCAGTAGATAGGCtaatcaaatattaaacaaatataacaaatagataacAAGCTGAATGTGtcacaagaaaaagaaagatataaCAAGATGATCAACCAATACAGTTATAGATGATAACCTTTAACTGGTTAGACAACTAGCGTTTATAATGTCTATTTTTTCTCTTAGATAATTGTCGGTATGGAATTTTTATGTATAATCAGGGCTAGTGCTATATATACTGATACAATGCCTTGATTTAGAATGCAGTGGAAGTATTCAAGCCACATATCCATAACCCGTCATATATCGTGAATCACCATGGAttacttatataattttatcttttcgaaatttaaaatttccAGCTCGTTTCTATATTTGACTCCGAATGATATTTGTACATGACATTATTTTCgaattacttttaattttatttaaaactgaatttgatattttcttttatgtttataaaataatattttatttaatatgaaaataacatTCTTCTACCGTTCGAGCCTACAATCAACCACCCCATTTGAACGAAGGAGAAAACTACAATCAACCACCCCATTTGAACGAAGTCTCTGGTTTTTCATGTTATGACTTTGGAGTATATCTCACGTTTTATAAATCACTTGAAAATGAATAGGCAAATGTAACTCCcatatttcaaattataattgaaatattttctattaaaacgaTTTTATAGATTTCATTTTCACTGTGAAGAGGACTCGAACATCCATTCCTTATAGCACAAATTTTTGAGTTTCACGCGTCTACCATTTCACCATCAAGACATTTTGAAAGTGAGTTTAGTTGCAATGATTTTAGAATcagataattatttttaagtttttttctttttttttttgaggagaAGACAAGCAAGAACAAAAGAATACATATAAATGGCATTACAGTAACTGTTCAAAACTACAAACTATTACCGAATGccctttagaaaaaaaaactattaacgAAAGCCTTTAGTTGACGAAAAAGAAACGAAAACCTTATTTTAAACCATCTCTAAGGTTTCATTCTATTTTCTACTATAAAATATAGTGACTTTATAAGATAAATGGAGTTTATTTCAATGGTACTTTATTTtaaagtagaaaatagagtgatgaacaaaaaaacaacttattttatatttggattaaacctatttttcactctattatagagtgaaaaatagaataCCATTAGAGTaatttttactctaaactctatttgAAGTGAAAAATATAGTGAAATTGAAGATACCCTTAGTTTCATTTATACTTGGATCTTAAACATGGATGTGACCGTGGGACCTTCAATGTAATATTTCGACAACATACAAGGTGATTGCTATTATTGCTCACGAACTTCATGATTCATTTATTcgatttaataattttgaatttgtcACATTGAACTATTGTCAGACTCAGGCTCTCAGGTATCAATACCTTTCTTTTGTAAATAGAATAAATGAAATGGTTGCCATATGATTTTCAGTATTTTTCtgtgaaatttgtttttatcgCTACAAGTTTTCACAtgtaatttggatttttttgtcaaaaaaatgtaaaatttggattataagttTACAACATCATCGGTGAAACGGCAAACGGagtataattatgtttttttaattgtatttttttttggaactatCAGTCATCAACACCATTCAATCTTTGAGTTTTGACTGTGCAATACATTTTTCAGTTAATTAGTCAGTACACCGGAAtctattgaaaataatttacaaatctttcttttttttgcttttaactGCAAATTAACTAACGTATACAAAATCTATCCCCATTTCTTTTTCCTCGAACTCTTTACACTTTTACTTTGTCACTCTTTTAAGTAACTTTCATTAGCTTTGGTTGGtaacaaacaacaaaaacaaatcataaaagTTAGCACCGTAACGCCAACCTGGCACAAGTAACGGGTCCCACAAAGGCGACCAACTGGGAGCCAGCACTGCGAAGACGACGATCCAACTTTACGATTAGGTGCGGTGTCGCTTTCGTAAATAACAAGAGATCCAAGGGGTTTtataacaacaacaacctcCACACACCACACCACACACTCTAGACAAATTAAACCACGAGGCTCGCTCTCCATAATCCAACGCCGTGTCGGCAAAGCTACTATTAGTCATCACTTCTCTCTGACGCTTGTCGTCAcactttcttttttaatttaatttattccCAAAGTCCAAACGGCGCGTTTTAATCTCACCGTCGCCGGCAAAAAAATGCGGAAGGAAATATCGCCGCCGgcgaccaccaccaccaccaccgcgaAACTCCTCGTCTACTTCGAGAAGAAGCCGCTAGTCGCCACATTGCTAGCTCTCTCCCTCGTCATGATTATCTGGAACCTTCCTCCTTACTACCACAGCCTCATCTCCACCGCTCGTCCCTGCTCCGCCGCCTCCTCCTCTCCCATCTCCCTCGCCACCACAACCGtactctcctcctcctcctcgccTGAGAATTTCACCACCTCTCTCGCCGCAGCTACACAGGTCGATCCAACCCCCTCAGATCCGAACAAACGCGTCTTCCAACCGTTCGGAAACGCGGCGGCGCTTTTCGTCCTCATGGGAGCTTACCGCGGCGGACCAACGACGTTCGCCGTCGTCGGCCTCGCCTCGAAACCGATCCACGTCTTCGGGAAGCCGTGGTTCAAGTGCGAGTGGCTGTCCACCAACGGAACCTCCCTCCGAGCCAAAGCCGTCAAGATCCTACCGGACTGGGGATACGGGAGAGTCTACACCGTCGTCGTCGTCAACTGCACGTTCCCATCCAACCCCAACTCCGACAACTCCGGAGGCAAGCTCATGCTCAACGCCTACTACGACGAATCCCCCAAGCTCTTCGAAAGGTTCGCAACTCTGGAAGAACCCGCCGGATCTTACTCGCCGCCGCCGCAGCACCACCGTTACGACTACCTCTACTGCGGCTCATCGCTGTACGGCAACGTGAGCTCGTCGCGCATGAGGGAGTGGATGGCGTACCACGCCTGGTTCTTCGGAGACAGATCGCATTTCGTTTTCCACGACGCCGGCGGTGTTTCGCCGGAGGTCAGGGCGGTTCTCGAGCCGTGGATCCGTGCCGGGAGGGTGACGGTTCAGGACATTAGGGATCAGGCTAAGTACGATGGGTACTACTATAACCAGTTCTTGATCGTTAATGATTGTTTGCATCGGTATCGCCACGCTGCGGATTGGACATTCTTCTTTGATGTCGATGAGTACATTTATTTGCCTGATGGGAACACGCTTGAGTCTGTTCTCAAAGAGTTCTCGGGGTACACTCAGTTCACGATTGAGCAGAACCCGATGTCTAGTGTTCTTTGCTTAAACGACTCGACTCAAGATTATCCCAGGTAATGATTCTGATTGAGTTCTCACTTTGATTAGGGATGTGTCTGAAAAGGAACAAACAAAcacactttttgttttgtttttgtttggtgtGTTGGTTTTTATCAGGCAATGGGGATTTGAGAAGATGTTATTCAGGGAATCAAGAACAAACGTAAGACGTGACAGGAAATACGCGATCCAAGCCAAGAACGCGTTTGCTACAGGAGTTCACATGTCTGAAAACGTCGTAGGCAAAACGCTACACAAGACGGAGACGAAGATCCGTTATTACCATTACCACAACACTATAACGGTGCACGAGGAGCTTTGCAGAGAGATGTTGCCTGTTTCGGCCAAGGACAGCGTGACATTGTACAAGAAGCTTCCGTATGTGTATGacgagaagatgaagaagctaGTTAACAGGGTTAAAGAGTTTGAGGAGAAGAAACTTGGGGCGGAAACTGTGAAGAATTTCTCATGACCAGACATGACTTTGATCCCCTCTTGTAAGCGTTTTGTCGATATAAGGTATAGTTGTTTCCGTTGTATCATCATTTTTCGTTTCTTGTTTGTCCTCTGTTACTATTCcattaataactttttatataattttagtattttttttgaaaccctTATGAATGTCAAATGACAAAGAATAGAACTTAGCAAAAATCAGAATAACTCAAAACCTTGGTCACATGAAATATATGACTGAGATAGTATAATGATGGGACACGTATAATACGGGCGCCTGTTATGTCATTCAATAATTGATTCAATGATAGTAACTAGTTGGGacaatataaacataaaattattagatGACAATTAGTTTCCAGTGTGATGATTCATAACCAAGAGATATATAAGACAAAGGTCATGAAAAAGGAACAACCTGATGCTTTGTAGCTTCTGGTATGACACTTCTACTTGCAGGAAAGTTTATATtgctttaaataattttctcaTGACCAGATGTAAATGGAAATCATTAAAAAGAGGATATGATTGAACAAAAATGAAGGACATAAGATGAACAGAATGAACTAGAAAACTTGGATAGATTCATCTCATTCATTCTTCATGAAAACAGGTTTATAAGCATGAACAATTCAACAACACCGACACTGGATATATACTAGCTCTTATATATAGTTACTGTTTTAACTGTTAATCCTGTGATTCACTTAAGTGGTTCTCAAGAATCGGCAACCTTAGGTGATTCGCTTACTACTCGTTCTTCCTCGTTTCTTGTTGTGTCTTCTTCCTGTGGGATCAAATTGCAGTGGATCGTGTGTGACACTGGTTTCTCTAGCTGAAACAGCCTGCAATGCCCCCACATGAACAACAAGTTTAACAAACAAGGgatcataagttaactatatCAACTAAACTTTATGTCTCCATTTCGTGACATCGTTTCAAGTTGTCTTTGGTAATTAGCATGCAAGATCAAACATATGTTTGCATTACGATGGATGTGGCAGTAAGAAACTCTTGATTGAAAATAGGAGTTAAAAGTAAACGAGATAACTTACGGATGCTTGCACAAGGTCGGACACTGAACAGTCAGTGCGTACTTGCAAGTGGATAGCTCAGTGAGAGAAGTGACCATAGCCCTGGTTTCTGCGCAGACAAACCTCACCTCGACTTCACGAGGCGTCCCTGTAAGATCACAGATGGTCCCATTGGTGAATATATGAGAATGatacctgcaaaaaaaaaaacacccatAATATAAACAGCCTTAAGGTTATGTGGAAAAGTAAAACCTTAGATTTATTTGTATACCTCTCTTTCATCGTAGAGGCATGAGATACATTTTGATTAAAAGCAGCAGTTGCCTCTGGGTCATAATTACCCAAAGAAAACTCTTGGACAATCTGCAGTGACAAAGAGTATTTCATAAAGCCAGCCAATAGAATAGAGAGAAAgcataataataaacaaacctTGGTGCCATCCTCAAGGTGTAGCTGCCTTACTGACTTCAGATGACAAAACTCATAGGACCACCAACCCTCTTGCTGCAacaagagcaaaaaaaaaaacccggTTCAGTTCCGGTtcaaagaaacagagaaatGGTATGTGAAAACTCAAAAGGCCTTTAACTTACTTACGTACTTACCCTGAGAAGGCATTGGTCGTTGAGTGGTTGAAGGAGTTGATCAGGGGTCTTGAGCTTGAGCTGTTGTTGTTTATCAGTTTCCATCAACACAGTGCTGATGTTTTGCTGAGGAGAGGTCCATCCGGTACTAGATTCTTCCTCCTTTGGTAAGAAACATAAGAATCTACGTCCTTGCTTGTCATGCATCACCATAGATTCCAGATTATCACCCtataatagatagatagatagattggATACTATTATACATCAAACGAACTCAGTGAGCCACGAAGATGTGAAGATTggagatttgatttgattttttttatatataccgGGTGAAAAGGTGCATCTTCGGGGAGATACTCGATCGTGTACTTCGGCTCACGATTGTTTCGGCTGAATGTTCCTACTGTTCACATAGATTCATCCATAATCAAATTGAATTATCAAAATTGATCGGCAAGTTTAAGAGATGATTAGTGTAAGGAGTAACGTACCTAGATGAGCTGGAAAGATCTGATCAGACAAAACATGGGAGGAGATTGAAGAGAGTGAAATTATTAGCAGAGGTAATAAGATCTGCGTGATCCTCATCTTCGACGAAGATTCAGGAAGCCAATAGCAATGGAGGAGAGACGATGTTTGTTGACGATGAAGGGGAATCGCTCCTCTATTGTATTAGCTGCTTTTGTGATACTGGACCGTTTCAGTCCCGGCccatttaaattttgattaacaATGGCCGCTTTAAATAAGCCcagattgttttttttagaCGCTAGCTCCTAGTCCAGGTAATATCAGATGGATTCAAAAAGACAGAGAGCACGAAACTGAGATGGAGTGGTGGAGAACATTAAATTCATCATCATTCTAGTAACAGAATATTGTTGGGGAAGTGGGGTTTAAGACGATAAATGTCAATTTGGCTACTTCCAAAACATGGAAAGGTTGGTgttgttgtaacttgtaaggTCCACCTGTGCTCTGGTGAAGAGGGCTTCCATGTCCTGACTCACTCATTGAGTCAGCTGTGCACTGTTTGTTAGACTTGGTATGTTGTAGTGTTTCATGGTGCTTTCAGAACCTTGAGTTTGTTCATAAATTGGAATATCCAGATTAATGCATTTTTATTAGGAAGTTTCTccatcttaattttttttttttaaactgtgaTGCAAAACTTCTTCTGAtttcaacataaaaaaataagagCGGTTATAGTTCAAGCCAAGAATTAGAACACAGGTTTGTAGAGTAACTCCATTGCGTTGATCGGGTGGCATTGTTTAATTATAGATCAAAAAAGATTTCAAATGCTTTcatagctcagttggttagagcacCCGTTTAGTAAGCGGGAGGTCTTGAGTTCAACTCTCAATGAAAGCATACTTAATTTTAGGTTCTATTTTGGCAACATAAAATAACTTCCTTTTTTAACAACGTATAATAACTTTCGAACAATATATCAAGAATCCCTCAAAATTTTGATTGGTGACAAAAGGACCCCGTTTCAAGTTATACTAACATTCAAACCTACTAACATTCAAACCAAGATTCAGC is a genomic window containing:
- the LOC108807203 gene encoding mitotic spindle checkpoint protein BUBR1, whose translation is MAETRVEISDPESEFFASKQETGNEWELFKENVRPLKRGRNVRLLNHALKSHTDHQLRKTLLEKRRKLIEDIDEYDGDDPLSPWIQCIKWVQEAFPPGGECSGLLVIYEQCVRKFWHSERYKDDLRYLKVWLEYAEHCADAEVIYKFLEVNEIGKTHALYYIAYALHMEFKSKVKTANEIFNLGISRNAKPVEKLNDAYKKFMVRTMRRPKTADEEPKENNDMPSRSFGTVLSRVDNNNNNTGRQALGPQAKKPKPNHSSKAPLSIYTDNTQGNHPDSEKSKPEYGSWLMLGGRAERNKENNSLPGKWKTFKVPQKPIVRTPAASASSFEVFVDEEEEECTEEVGEKRKSETNSSSSSSQGLPLNDGREIKKETELLRQNPLRHFPPNSFLR
- the LOC108813293 gene encoding galactan beta-1,4-galactosyltransferase GALS1 — translated: MRKEISPPATTTTTTAKLLVYFEKKPLVATLLALSLVMIIWNLPPYYHSLISTARPCSAASSSPISLATTTVLSSSSSPENFTTSLAAATQVDPTPSDPNKRVFQPFGNAAALFVLMGAYRGGPTTFAVVGLASKPIHVFGKPWFKCEWLSTNGTSLRAKAVKILPDWGYGRVYTVVVVNCTFPSNPNSDNSGGKLMLNAYYDESPKLFERFATLEEPAGSYSPPPQHHRYDYLYCGSSLYGNVSSSRMREWMAYHAWFFGDRSHFVFHDAGGVSPEVRAVLEPWIRAGRVTVQDIRDQAKYDGYYYNQFLIVNDCLHRYRHAADWTFFFDVDEYIYLPDGNTLESVLKEFSGYTQFTIEQNPMSSVLCLNDSTQDYPRQWGFEKMLFRESRTNVRRDRKYAIQAKNAFATGVHMSENVVGKTLHKTETKIRYYHYHNTITVHEELCREMLPVSAKDSVTLYKKLPYVYDEKMKKLVNRVKEFEEKKLGAETVKNFS
- the LOC108806806 gene encoding protein OS-9 homolog, which encodes MRITQILLPLLIISLSSISSHVLSDQIFPAHLVGTFSRNNREPKYTIEYLPEDAPFHPGDNLESMVMHDKQGRRFLCFLPKEEESSTGWTSPQQNISTVLMETDKQQQLKLKTPDQLLQPLNDQCLLRQEGWWSYEFCHLKSVRQLHLEDGTKIVQEFSLGNYDPEATAAFNQNVSHASTMKERYHSHIFTNGTICDLTGTPREVEVRFVCAETRAMVTSLTELSTCKYALTVQCPTLCKHPLFQLEKPVSHTIHCNLIPQEEDTTRNEEERVVSESPKVADS